A window of the Cannabis sativa cultivar Pink pepper isolate KNU-18-1 chromosome X, ASM2916894v1, whole genome shotgun sequence genome harbors these coding sequences:
- the LOC133032054 gene encoding uncharacterized protein LOC133032054: protein MKIDNTCDMCGRYIESLTHALWSCKKAKQVWKLLPLYKHIKDSKGQSMFDILTEFNNKLSTVEFEEVIKILWAIWENRNRKRNNKQVMNGERLIDWVFNSYSPPVINPKQGTPTPEINKEGTWLSPPEGMVCVHCDVAVILGQVGVGLGFVWRDWKGNTLSAGMSFLPAICPTIMAEAEAIAAALKASPIGENQAFEIRTDCKLLVESFKVKENTLSDVNIVINKIKRHQIFPLCTKLIFVKRKNNEVAHRLVKKSLENKITQAFSHFLPEWLADICKADLSNSL, encoded by the coding sequence ATGAAGATTGACAATACGTGTGATATGTGTGGTAGGTATATTGAATCCTTAACTCATGCTTTGTGGTCTTGCAAAAAGGCGAAACAGGTGTGGAAGCTGCTGCCTTTATACAAACACATCAAAGATAGCAAAGGTCAGTCCATGTTCGATATTCTAACAGAATTCAATAACAAGTTATCAACAGTCGAGTTTGAGGAAGTCATTAAGATCCTTTGGGCCATTTGGGAAAACAGAAATCGGAAAAGGAATAATAAACAAGTCATGAATGGAGAAAGGCTCATAGATTGGGTTTTCAATAGCTATTCCCCGCCAGTCATTAATCCGAAGCAAGGGACTCCCACACCAGAAATCAATAAAGAAGGCACCTGGTTATCTCCTCCTGAAGGTATGGTTTGTGTTCACTGTGATGTTGCTGTAATTCTAGGTCAGGTGGGCGTTGGTTTGGGGTTCGTTTGGAGAGATTGGAAGGGCAACACGCTCTCGGCTGGGATGAGTTTTCTCCCTGCTATCTGTCCGACGATCATGGCTGAAGCAGAAGCCATTGCTGCTGCTTTGAAGGCGTCCCCAATTGGTGAAAATCAGGCCTTTGAAATAAGAACTGATTGCAAATTGCTGGTGGAAAGTTTCAAGGTTAAGGAAAATACATTAAGTGATGTTAATATAGTCATCAACAAGATTAAGAGGCACCAGATTTTTCCCCTTTGTACAAAGCTCATTTTTGTTAAAAGAAAGAATAATGAAGTAGCCCATAGGCTAGTTAAGAAAAGTCTTGAGAACAAAATCACTCAAGCCTTCTCTCATTTTTTACCCGAGTGGTTGGCTGATATTTGTAAAGCTGACCTCTCTAATTCTTTGTAA
- the LOC115704082 gene encoding VAN3-binding protein — protein MEENLSLKCFRRPEYNTHLPESPRAPMEFLSRSWSASALQVSKALLTPNNNNNNNNHSNPSCMTSKSANSSSSCTNTSISEDVIEESEELPILAGHQFSFASSVTSQLVLDRIMSQSMREEVSPLTSGRLSHSSGPLNGGSLTETDSPPVSPSEEYDDVVKFFRSNNSIQHLFNGGRTSAGNVNNAPTTGGAKTVGRWLKDRKEKKKEESRAQNAQIHAAVSVAGVAAAVAAIAAATAASSSTRKNEQAAKTDTAMASAATLVAAQCAEAAESLGADHEHLASVVSSAVNVRSFDDILTLTAAAATALRGAATLKARAMKEVWNIAAVIPVEKGMALGVCGKASTDQLNANISGEICPPENLPLVWNQDLLARGTELLKRTRKGDLHWKIVSVYIHRSGQVMLKMKSKHVGGTFTKKKKNVVLEVCKDMPAWPGRHLFDGADQRRYFGLKTEARGLVEFECKTQSDYELWTQGVSKLLSIVAEGKSNR, from the exons ATGGAAGAGAACTTATCTCTAAAATGCTTTCGCCGGCCGGAATACAATACCCACCTACCGGAGAGTCCAAGAGCTCCAATGGAGTTTCTTTCTAGGTCATGGAGTGCTTCAGCTCTCCAAGTCTCGAAAGCCTTGCTGACaccaaacaacaacaataataataacaatcatagtAACCCTTCTTGTATGACCTCCAAGTCTGCCAATAGCTCCTCTTCTTGTACTAATACATCTATATCTGAAGATGTCATAGAAGAATCCGAGGAGCTCCCCATATTGGCCGGACACCAGTTTTCTTTTGCTTCCTCTGTTACTTCCCAACTCGTCCTCGACCGTATAATGTCCCAGTCTATGAGAGag GAAGTATCACCATTAACATCGGGTAGACTCTCCCACAGCAGTGGACCCTTGAATGGAGGTTCTCTGACAGAGACAGACAGCCCTCCAGTATCTCCTTCAGAAGAATATGACGACGTCGTCAAG TTCTTCCGTTCAAACAACAGCATACAACACCTATTCAATGGTGGACGAACAAGCGCAGGAAATGTCAATAATGCCCCCACCACAGGCGGAGCCAAGACTGTAGGGAGGTGGCTCAAGGACaggaaagaaaagaagaaagaggAAAGCAGAGCCCAAAATGCTCAGATCCACGCTGCAGTCTCGGTGGCCGGTGTGGCTGCTGCTGTGGCTGCCATTGCCGCTGCCACAGCAGCTTCATCTTCCACGAGAAAGAATGAGCAAGCAGCCAAAACAGACACAGCCATGGCGTCTGCGGCCACGTTAGTAGCCGCACAATGTGCTGAGGCTGCTGAGTCTCTTGGAGCTGACCATGAACACCTCGCTTCGGTGGTTAGCTCTGCTGTTAATGTCCGCTCTTTTGATGATATCCTAACTCTCACAGCTGCAGCAGCCACTG CTTTACGTGGTGCGGCGACACTGAAGGCGAGGGCCATGAAGGAAGTGTGGAACATTGCGGCAGTGATACCAGTTGAGAAGGGAATGGCACTCGGTGTTTGTGGCAAAGCCAGTACGGATCAACTTAATGCCAACATCAGTGGAGAGATATGCCCTCCAGAAAATTTGCCACTTGTTTGGAACCAAGATCTTCTAGCTAGGGGGACTGAGCTACTCAAACGAACAAGAAAAG GTGATCTTCACTGGAAAATAGTCTCTGTTTACATTCATCGATCTGGGCAA GTGATGCTGAAAATGAAAAGCAAGCACGTAGGTGGGACATTCACCaagaagaaaaaga ATGTTGTGCTGGAAGTTTGTAAGGACATGCCGGCTTGGCCAGGACGACATTTGTTCGATGGTGCGGATCAGCGTCGTTACTTTGGATTGAAAACAGAGGCACGTGGGCTTGTGGAGTTCGAGTGCAAGACTCAGAGTGACTATGAACTCTGGACTCAAGGGGTCTCCAAGCTGCTTTCCATTGTTGCCGAGGGAAAGAGTAATCGTTGA
- the LOC115704285 gene encoding uncharacterized protein LOC115704285 yields MEKAEGFELFELHYSDLLILSSDYVQSPSSSPAELQRLDIVKRHIMETLGPMGPGLLSVSGVPNYSVLRHCLPLARNLALLDSDQRNRILKDNKLGSDVPLKNPCRNVSSFAMQLRYFEKNSNSGGDLLFNDRAKEFESLGSDLTELGFFMMELGLRLARVCDSAIGGRELEQSLLESRASKGRLIHYHSKLDTRLLLKHSAKKKRGNSKHEQKRKQAHDEPGASKACSGLDLWQQWHYDYGIFTILTAPLFLLQKIEEEEEDELMESRHEECGYPNGHTCLQIYDRNKKGIFMANSSPENFIIQVGESAEVLSKGKLRATLHSVSRPGKYENLSRETFVVFLQPAWDKVLCISGYPMKCLSLEDRCLNLLTSEEEEEEGFGERIEEIEKIVPPLSSRLKDGMTFAEFSRETTRQYYGGSGLQSNR; encoded by the exons ATGGAAAAAGCCGAAGGCTTTGAGCTTTTCGAACTCCATTACTCTGATCTCCTAATCCTATCCTCAGATTATGTTCAATCGCCTTCTTCGTCTCCGGCAGAGCTTCAGAGACTAGACATTGTCAAACGACACATAATGGAAACCCTAGGGCCCATGGGTCCAGGCCTATTATCAGTTTCCGGCGTCCCCAATTACTCCGTTCTCCGCCATTGCCTCCCACTCGCTCGCAATCTCGCTCTTCTCGATTCCGACCAACGCAATCGCATCCTCAAG GATAACAAATTGGGAAGTGACGTCCCGTTGAAGAATCCGTGTAGAAATGTGTCATCTTTTGCGATGCAACTGAGGTACTTCGAGAAGAATTCGAATTCAGGAGGAGATTTATTGTTTAATGATCGGGCGAAGGAGTTTGAGAGCCTGGGAAGTGATTTGACGGAGCTAGGGTTTTTCATGATGGAACTCGGGCTCCGACTCGCTCGAGTCTGCGATTCCGCTATTGGAGGCCGAGAATTGGAGCAGAGTTTGTTAGAGTCGCGTGCGTCCAAGGGGCGTCTCATTCATTATCATTCGAAGCTGGATACGCGGCTTCTTCTGAAACATAGTGCGAAGAAAAAAAGAGGGAATTCGAAACATGAACAGAAGAGAAAGCAAGCCCATGATGAGCCGGGAGCTTCAAAGGCATGCTCAGGTTTAGATTTATGGCAGCAATGGCACTATGATTATGGGATTTTTACTATTCTGACAGCACCTCTTTTTCTCTtgcaaaaaattgaagaagaagaagaagatgaattaaTGGAGTCTCGTCATGAAGAATGTGGCTACCCCAATGGCCACACATGCTTGCAAATATACGATCGCAACAAGAAAGGTATTTTCATGGCGAATTCCTCTCCTGAAAATTTTATCATTCAGGTTGGGGAATCAGCTGAGGTACTTTCAAAAGGCAAGCTTCGGGCGACTCTACACTCTGTTTCAAGACCTGGAAAGTATGAAAATTTGAGCAGAGAAACTTTTGTGGTGTTCTTACAGCCAGCATGGGACAAAGTTCTGTGCATTTCGGGTTACCCTATGAAGTGCTTAAGTTTAGAGGACCGATGTCTGAACCTGTTGACTTccgaagaggaagaagaagaaggcttCGGTGAGAGAATTGAAGAAATCGAGAAGATTGTACCACCTCTATCGTCTCGGTTAAAGGACGGTATGACTTTTGCTGAATTTTCCCGTGAAACCACCAGGCAGTATTATGGTGGCAGTGGTTTGCAATCTAATAGATAA